Proteins encoded in a region of the Leptolyngbya subtilissima AS-A7 genome:
- a CDS encoding PPC domain-containing DNA-binding protein, whose protein sequence is MQTYCLRLTPGQDLKQELQAFAQAQALEAGIILTALGSFTQASLRFAAAPEATLIEGPLELISLSGTLSRHGMHLHGAVADAQGRVYGGHIMPGCLIRTTAEIAIANLPHLRLHRQPDSVTGYLELVVEALP, encoded by the coding sequence ATGCAAACCTACTGCCTACGCCTTACCCCAGGCCAAGATCTCAAGCAAGAGCTACAAGCCTTTGCCCAGGCTCAAGCGCTGGAAGCTGGGATAATTCTCACAGCGTTGGGCAGTTTTACCCAGGCATCGCTGCGGTTTGCAGCTGCCCCAGAGGCTACGCTAATCGAAGGCCCGCTGGAGCTGATTTCCCTCAGCGGGACGCTGTCGCGGCACGGCATGCATTTGCACGGAGCAGTGGCCGATGCCCAGGGTCGAGTCTATGGTGGGCACATCATGCCGGGCTGCTTGATTCGCACGACGGCGGAAATCGCGATCGCCAACCTGCCCCACCTGCGCCTGCACCGGCAGCCCGATTCGGTCACAGGCTACCTAGAGCTGGTAGTAGAAGCCCTTCCTTAA
- a CDS encoding HNH endonuclease: MAKPSLSSSQKQAVARRASGCCEYCLCQVKYSPDPFSIEHIIPRSKGGDDSLGNLALACQGCNNRKYVQTQAYDPVTGYIVPLYNPRQHQRQEHFVWSQDLTLMLGITPTGRATVDKLALNREGIVNLRRVLAALGKHPP, from the coding sequence ATGGCTAAGCCATCCCTAAGTTCGTCACAAAAACAAGCCGTTGCACGGCGGGCTTCCGGGTGTTGCGAGTACTGTCTTTGTCAGGTCAAATATTCTCCCGACCCCTTCTCCATTGAGCACATCATTCCTCGCTCAAAGGGCGGTGATGACAGTTTAGGAAATTTAGCGTTGGCCTGCCAGGGCTGCAACAACCGCAAGTACGTTCAGACTCAAGCCTATGACCCTGTGACAGGCTACATAGTCCCGCTCTACAATCCGCGCCAGCACCAGCGGCAAGAGCATTTTGTTTGGAGCCAAGATTTGACCCTTATGCTGGGCATCACACCCACTGGCAGAGCGACCGTAGACAAACTGGCGCTCAATCGAGAGGGTATTGTAAATCTTCGCAGGGTATTGGCGGCACTTGGTAAGCATCCGCCCTGA